The DNA segment ATGACGCCTAGAGCCTGTTAATTAAAGACAGGCAAATGAAGCAGGAGCGGGACTGCGGATTTATAGGGCATCAGCTCGCCCTCTCTCTTAGTCACAGCACTGATGAGATTAATCCCAGCTCGCCTATAATTATGCCTCCGATTTGTCTTCAGTCTCGTCACTGTTCTTTTATTAGCAGCAAATTGTCTCCAGCCACCATCAATAACAAGGAGAAATAACCACTCACTCTGGGATATTTAAAAACCAGTGAGAGACGAGGAGGGGGAATTCTTAGTCTAGCGTCAAACTTCATCTGTGTCAAGGAAACTAACTCACAAAGCCTTGAGAAGATATTCAAGATTCTGACTTACTGTAAATGACTGCTTAGCCCTTTAACACATTTTAtaatatagaaaattaaaaaaaaattacacatgaTACAAATGTTTAGTATTATTAAATTACTTAGTATGAGTTAGCTTTCAGACACTATTTCAGTGTATTCTCTCTGTGTATTCTTGTAGCACCTTTCTCAAAATCATCACACAATCCACAAAAAATGCCACAATACACACAAAGCTCCATAACAAGCAGCAGAAAACTCCAAAAACCAAGCTGAAAAGTCACTTAGCTGGTATTATTAGCAGGAAAAAGTCCCACACAGCTGAAAAGTCCTCAAAACCACTCAGTACAGACATCACCCTTCCATGGAAACATACCAGTAGTGTAACTTAGGCAGCAAGTCTATTAAACAACCAAGCCGCAATATAAAATTGATCTAACCTCAGGCCTTGGAAGACACTTAGCCTACACCCTGGAGCTTGGGCCTTTATAGCTGTGGTGTAGGGCCACTTTGGTAGGATATTTCCGAGCCCTGTGATAAAGTCACTTTCAGCTAATGGGGAGACATCAGAATAATCAGAAGGCAATTTTCATCAGCTTAGACCAATAAACATGCAGGTTTGTGTGAATACTCACATAGGCTTACAACTAGTGTCCAGCTCtctgtgtatttattgtagtttcataaaagaaaaaagaaaatccagagaAAGTGAAATAATAGGTTCAGTTTTAAATGTGTGATCAAGTAAAATCCATTAATACCTAAGACAAAATAAATGATGTGAACATTTTTTGTTCTTGTTTCCTTGTTATATGATGTGTAATGCAGTGGAATGTGATGTTTAGCATTTGTCTGTTATCCAATGACTATTCCTCACATAAATATAAGGAAAGGTTTGATTTTACACTGATGTGAATTtggctttattttaattttacagatTACAATGATAAGTTTtgcttaaaaatgtttattttgtaattgtaatttagtAGGTACATCCACTTTCAATATTCTTCTAGATATTTGcaactagtttttatttttactatattttaaacatagtTACGTATACAAAGGTTGACAAATCCCTTTatatattttgttgattttttaagTTTATCTATTAATGGctctttttattaaacaaataatatttaaaaaattggacgctaaaatatgcaaaaatgtgTAACAACCCATTTTCATAATCCACAAAACATGTTATTTTTCCAGGGGTGCTTCATTATGTTTCATTTATTATATGTGAATGTCAACTCAGAAAGTAGATGAcctaataatttagtttttttttaacccagTTTAAATGAGTCCCTAATACAGAAATATTGTTGATCATTTTCCGTTGCTGTTTGGTAATTACATCTCAAAAATACTGAAATGTTTAAATGGTTATTTGAGTATGTGATATTTTGGTTCTCTTTTCACAATGAAACGGTGTAAGGTTATATCACAAACAATTTAATAATCGTTCTATTTAGTGTCATAATGGTTCGGTATGAGTCAGAAAGCATTTTGAGCCACTGTGGAGAATTTTTTTCCTGACAGCAGATGGCAATACCCAATTAACCATTTTTTATAGCACTTTAATTATGTAATTGAGAACATGGAACTTATGTCTTAACCTACAATATTCTAATACTATTGGTGTTTGTAACAGCAATTACTGATTGTTATGCATAGTGTAGACCCTATAGCCAACATGACATAAACATTAAAGAAAACGTGCAGGTGATGTATTCACCTTCCAGCCCCTGGTCTGATCTATAGACCTGCCAGCGTTCAGAGGTTGAATAGATCAGAGCCAGGTCACACAGGAACAGTAATCAATCAAGCATATATCAAGTCCACGTGTTTGTAGTACTTCAGGTTTTATTTAAACTTGAATGCATTTAATGGGTAATTTGTTTATGTCTGCATTAAAGGCTGGAGGGGAGAGTTCACTCAGTAGCCCACATATCTTATTCAGTACTTGgagttttttaacaaaaaaactagtttttaatctACATTCTGTACACACTCATTATGCATTGCATTTTTAAAGGAGTAAACGTAGCCTATGTGTGCTATATTATCGGAAGGTCATGCATGAGTCTACAAGGTGGTAACGCAGATCCAGTCTTTGGGGATGAAGTTTAGTCACGCCGGCACTGACCACCTAAACGGCCACGTTTGCCAGTCTAGGGTCGGAGTCCTGCTCATATCTGTAATGATATACTTCCATCTGGTCTCGGCACGCCTCTCTGATATTATTCAGCCATCTTTTAATGCCTCCTCTGTTTAAGTACAGGACCATGAGGAACACGACGCCAATCAAAGCCAGCACGATGCCGAGAAACACGTACGATACGGCTTCCAGCTCCGCGTTGATGCAGTCCTCCCTGCGAAGTTTCTCCACATGCAATCCACTTTTGGCCTCTGGTAGTTTGCACAGCAGGCGAGCCGAATCTGCGCACTGAGAGCCGTTTTTCAGCCAATAATAAAACGCTTCCAGGTCGCAGTCGCACTTGAAAGGGTTCAGGGACAGATAGACACTTATCTTCTTGAACTCGTTAAAACTCGACACGTTGTTTTCCCCAATGGTCTCGATTGAGTTGTTGGTCAGAATCAATGTGTCGAGGTTCAGGTTGTCAAAGCGCGCAATGGGCACTGCCTTCAAGCGGTTTCCTGACAGTTCCAGTCTTTGTAGATTTATCAGGCTCTCAGTGGACAGCGCTTTAGGCAGTTCCTTTGCCCCCCGAGGCGATAAGGTGCTGTTCATGCGCAAAACCCACAGCTCTTCCAACCCGTAAAAAGCCATGGGCGACAGCCTCATTAGTCTGTTGTGGCTCAAATCCAAGACCCGAAGTTGCGAAAGTCCAAGAAACGCCTCTGCCTTGATTTCAGCTATATTGTTCCAAGACAGCAGAAGCGTTTTTAATTCCAAAATTGTCCCCAACGCAGAAAACGCGCTCCCGGGAACTACAGAAATGTTTGCTCCTCTCACAACCAGAGTGTGCGTCCCCTGGGACACGTTCAGAGGCAGCGCAATGTCCTGCGACTCCAAACAGGTGACAGTAGCCCAGTCATCGCTGCAGGTGCAGGGATACGGACAGGGCTCAGCGCGCGCGGAGCAAATCAGCAAATACAGCACGGTCACATTCCGATAAGCGCAGAACGAACCCCTTGCGCAAATCCCTCCCGTCCATGCCCTTTTAATTTCCATGTTCTCATCAGCACCGAAGCTTACAAATCTGAACAGTGTCCGGAATCTGAAGCGCACACAAAGCTCACCACTTTTGGGTCTGCTGTCAAGATGTAGCGCTCACTTTCTAGGGGTGAAGAGTTGGGCGGCGGGGCAGCTTTTCGGCGCAAACGGTTCATTCTCATTAAACTCCTGCAGATCTCCAAACACCAGCGCGAGCGAAGCGGCTCATTCCAGGATCTCAGAGGTGACCAAAACCTCACCCACTCGGACTGCATTtccagagagagaggggggggggggggggggtgctggggGGATGGTAGGCATCTGGAAAACCAAACCAATGGTCAGAGTTTGCTCAGCAACTGAAGTAATTTAAACTTAaaccagttcagttcagttcaaataATGCCAACGACACCTTAGACAAATTACAAAAGAATCTTGATTTATCCTTCTTGATTCTCCTGAAACGACTAAACAATGAAGCACAAACAGAGCCACAGCTGTCCTTGTGTGCATAACTTCTTTTTTGGTTTTTATAGGGTCATcaatggtaccttttttattttatgtgatatattgtatgttgtaaaattaaataagGATTCCAAAActtcatacagtgtatacccaacgttagtgagAGTTAAAACTTAatattcataatattaataattatattattaatcatgGTTGTTAAGACAAGAAAGAGACTCATCTTTCTGCAGACCGTGCACCAAATGCtacaatatgaaaaatataacAGCTGCAGTGCAGGGTTACAGCAACACATGCTTATTTAACActataaaaaagtcatttaagtTTGTGCAAATGTGTAAGtacacaaacacttacacaccTTACACACTTGATCACAAGTCACTTGTATATAAAACTCTATTTATATGTGAAACTcgtgttttttttcctgtaaggAACATTACAATACAAAGTGAGATGAAATTAGTTGATTTATTGTCAGTTAAGCAGCATTTGACAATAAACTTATTatgatattttaatacatttaagtcTTCAATACTTACTAAATACTCCACTATTGCTTCCTCTTTGATTTCTCATTTATAATACAAAATAGAAGCCTTTTTATGAGTAGTTTTAGACATTTGTACCACACAATATATCTCCATTGGACTGTAGCCCAATGCAACCCAATAACATTAGTGAGAGATACCTGTCTTCAGGGTCTACTGTTACTCCATCTCTCTTCCTCAAAGTTGCAGCGGTGGGTGAAAGAAGCTGTCCTTTTGTGCTGACCTAAGATCATTACATTCTTATCATTATTCTTATGAAATAAAAAAGCTAGCCATAGCAGTGGAGGCCATTGCGCTAATTACTGATCTATATTTTGCACTTGATACAGGCAGCACTGCCATCTTTGTGTGCTTGATCTTCCTTCCCCAAAGATCATGCAATTCCTCTCAGTGGGTTAGAAAatctgccctcacctggttcagttCTTATTTAAGTAATGAATGCTCTTATCACACTAGAGTAAAATATTGCGTTCCACAAGGGTCAGTACTGGGCCCACTACTCTTTATTCTTTATATACTATCGCTGGGTAAAATAATCCATCTTGGCATTATGCCAATTACACTCAACTTTACAAATAAGCTTAAAACAAGAAGAACCTCTGTCTCTACAAAATAACAGACTGTCTTAGAGAACCTAAAACTGGTCCCTTGGTACAACTCTGAGAAAGTagtagtatttttttactttgttctgtAATTTGAtgtacacatatacagtatagttaatactgcattcttccactttcATTTACACAATGCAAAACTCTgtagtatactctctctggatgATGCTGGGGAGCTGGTGCATGCATTCATAACTTCAAGACTGGACTACTGCAAAGcattgttggctggaagtccattTAAATCACTTTATAGCTCATATTACTCCAATTATTTTAATTCTACACTGATTACCTGCTTGTATAGATCATAAAATACTTCTTCTGACATTTAATTTTTTCAATGTTGTATTccatctatctatttctctcacAGGTTACACACCAAACATAAACTATTACCTCTATGTACCTCTATTAATCTTCACCTATTACCAGAGCTGCCTGCCTCGAGGTGTCCATTTGTGGTTTCAGTTCCTGCATTCTGGTAACAGACTCAGCAGATATATAACACAACCATTCTAAGTCactgtttttctttccttttgttctctctctctatctttttgcATGTATTGAGATGACCTGTTCCTTCTGTTGTGTCCTGATGTAGCCGAGTTTGGCTCTCCGATGCCTTGCTGCATGCAGTCCTGCTCTGGAACCCTGCACTGGTCCATTCCTGCCACACTGCGTTGCTGTGCATATGAATTCTTAAACCTCCTGGACTGTAACAATAACTTTGAGCCTCTTCTTAGCACAAATCCACACTCATAATTCATAACCTAATTCTACTTCCGCCATAGCTCCCCATTATCTCTTTGtgcagttgtttttgttttgttatttgtttatggaGGAGGATGGGTTTATCCTAATGAGTCTTGgatcctcctaaggtttcttccttaCCACCATTACCACCA comes from the Astyanax mexicanus isolate ESR-SI-001 chromosome 20, AstMex3_surface, whole genome shotgun sequence genome and includes:
- the waif2 gene encoding wnt-activated inhibitory factor 2; the protein is MEIKRAWTGGICARGSFCAYRNVTVLYLLICSARAEPCPYPCTCSDDWATVTCLESQDIALPLNVSQGTHTLVVRGANISVVPGSAFSALGTILELKTLLLSWNNIAEIKAEAFLGLSQLRVLDLSHNRLMRLSPMAFYGLEELWVLRMNSTLSPRGAKELPKALSTESLINLQRLELSGNRLKAVPIARFDNLNLDTLILTNNSIETIGENNVSSFNEFKKISVYLSLNPFKCDCDLEAFYYWLKNGSQCADSARLLCKLPEAKSGLHVEKLRREDCINAELEAVSYVFLGIVLALIGVVFLMVLYLNRGGIKRWLNNIREACRDQMEVYHYRYEQDSDPRLANVAV